The Rhodococcus sp. ABRD24 genome contains the following window.
TGCCGCCCGTCGTGCGTGGGCGTGACGAGCTTGGCACGACGGTGCGCGGGATTCGGCTGGTACTCGGCGAGACCGCGCGCGACCAGTAGATCGGCGACGCGTTGCACGCTCTGGCGCGTGATACCCATCTCGCGGGCGATGTCGGCGACCGACAGCGGCTGCGAGAGAACAGCGCCGAGCACCTGCCACCAGGCCGCGGTCAGCCCCACGGGCCGGGCCAGGCCCTCGGCCACTTCCAGGAACTGACCGTTGAGCCGGAACGAGCCGAGCGCGAGACCGCTCAGAAGGTCCTGTTCATCGCGCACGCTCAACCCGCCATCAGCTCGTAGAAGCCGGCGGGATCGCGCTGACCGTAGAGCTTGAACCACGACGCCAGAACATTCGGTTCGAACACGTCGAGACGTTCGAGAATCTCGCGGGCGAAGTGGACCGGCGCGTTGGCCGCGGCTGTGATGAGATCACGATCGGTGACGGCCGGCTCCTCGCGGTACAGGTGACCACCGGCATAGCCGACCCCGCTCAGGAACTCGGCCGCATTGCTCGTGTGCGCGCGATCGTCGAGCAGTCCAGCCATGGCCAGTCCGCCCGTCGCGCCGCAGATCGCGGCCACCGGAACTCCGGCGTCCAAGAACTCGCGAGCCTTCGCGGCGAAGGGAGTGAACTGCTCGGTGTTCCAGATGTCGTTGCCGGCCAGAACGAGCATCGCGCTGTCCTCGGGCCCGACCGCGTCGAGAGTGGTGTCGGGCAGCATCCGCAGCCCGCCCATCGTGACGATCGGATCGGCCGTGGCACCGACGGTGGCCACGGCGTACCGGCCCGGATCCTTGTGCCACATCGGCTTGTTGATGTGATCGATCGCGAGACCGATCTCCCAATCGACGAAGGTGTCGTAAACGGCGACATGCACGACTTCATTCATGACAGTATGTTGTCATTTCGACAGCTTCCTGTCAACTTGGGTCACTCGATCGTTGCGGACTCCCGCGCTGCGGCGCCGGTGATGTTGGTGAGCATGCCCTTGAAGATGATCCCGTGGAACGGCAGGATCGAGTACCAGTAGAGCCTTCCCGCAAGGCCTTTCGGGAAGAAGATCGCGCGCTGGTCAAGCCGGGAGCGGTGCGGCCCGTCCGGGCTCACCCGCCATTCGAGCCACGCCCCTCCCGGCGTCCGCATCTCCGCGCGCAGCCGCAATAGCTTTCCGCGATCGATCTCCTCGACACGCCAGAAGTCCAGCGGGTCACCGGTATTGAGCCGACGCGCGTCGCGTCGGCCGCGCGTGAGCCCCACCCCGCCGACGAGCCGGTCCAGCCAGCCGCGAATCACCCACGCCAGGGGGAACGAGTACCAGCCGTTCTCGCCGCCGATGCTCTCGAGCACGCGCCACAGGGTCTCGGCGTCGGCGTCGCATCCGGCGCTGCGCTCGTCGGTGTACACCACCTCGCCCGCCCAGTTCGGGTCGGACGGCAGCGGGTCCGAGGGCGCCCCCACCGGCGAGGCGCTGGCCCAACTGGTCTCCACCTCGCCGTGCTGGATACGACGCAGCGCGAGCCGGACGGCCTGTGGATACGGCGTCAGCCCCTCTTCCGGCGGTGGAATGATGTCGTCGATGTCGTGGTCGGCGGCGACGGCGTCGTTGTGCAGCGATTCGATGAGCGCGCGTCCGAGGGAACTCGGAATGGGCGTCACCAGCCCGATCCACAGACCCGCCAGGCGCGGCGTCAGCACCGGCAGCACCAGCACGCGGCGTCGCCGCAACCCCGCGACCTCGGCATACACCTTCATCATGTCGCCGTAGGTCAGCACATCGGGGCCGCCGATATCGAACGCGCGGCTGCGCGGCAGCGGAGCGTCGGCCGCCGCCACCAGGTAGTACAGGACATCGCGCACTGCGATCGGCTGGATCCGGTTGTTCACCCACCTGGGCGTCGTCATCACCGGCAGACGGTTGGTGAGGTGCCGGATCATCTCGAAGGACGCCGAACCCGAGCCGATGACGACCCCGGCCTGCAGCACCAGCGTCGGGACGCCGGAGTCCATGAGAATCCGTCCGACCTGCGCGCGCGAGCGCATATGCGGCGACAGTTCGGTGCCCTCGGGATGCAGCCCGCCGAGGTAGACGATGCGTCCGACACCGCTCGCCTCAGCTGCGGCGGCCATATTGGTCGCCGCGATCCGCTCCACCTCTACAAACTCCGCAGGACCGCCCATCGAGTGCACCAGGAAATACACGACGTCGATGTCCTTCGTCGCCGCGGCGAGGGAATCCGGATCGCCCAGATCGCCGCGCAGAATCTCGACCTGCTTCGCCCATGGCACGTCGCGCAGTTTCTCCGGCGAGCGCACCAATACCCGGACGGTATGTCCGGCGGCGAGCAGACGTGGGGCCAGGCGGCCACCGATGTAGCCGGTGGCCCCGGTCACCAGCACGCGCAGGGAGTGCATTCCTCCACGGTAACCTCGATAGCCATGAGCGCGCTCGGCGAACCGGTCCTCCTCGACACCGACGAGGTGTACGGCTATCTGCACCGCCCCGCGGGCGCCGCAGTCGGCAAGCTGGTCCTGACGCACGGCGCCGGCGGCGACTGTGAATCAAAGCTGTTGCAAGCCATGGCATCCGGTTTCGTCGAACTCGGCCTTCTAGTGCTACGCTACAATCTGCCGTTCCGGCGGCGTCGGGCTTCGGGCCCGCCGAATCGTGCCCACGCGGCGACGGATCGTGACGGCATCGTCGCCGCCGCCGATGCGATCCGCGAGATGACCGACGGACCGATGATCCTCGCCGGCCATTCGTACGGCGGCCGCCAGTCGACGATGTTGGCCGCCGAGCGTCCCGAGGTCGCGGACGGACTTGTGCTGCTGTCGTATCCGCTGCACGCACCGGGTAAACCGGAGAAACTGCGCACCGAACACCTACCGCAGCTGCGCACTCCGTCACTGTTCGTGCACGGCGACCGGGATCCGTTCGGCACGCTCGACGAGATCCGCACCGCCCTCGAGCTCATGCCCGCCGAGCACCGGTTGCTCGACATCGAGGGTGGCCGGCATGGGCTGGACCCCGAGAAGGCCTCTGTGGTGGAGCGAACGATCGCCGCGGCAGCCGAATTGTTCGCTATTCGTTGACAACAGCTACTCGCCGATACGGGCTCGCATCAGGAAGACGTTGTAGTCCGACCACGTCGAGATCGTGAAGTACAGCTCGTTCTCCGTGGACCACGGATGGATGAAGCCGCCGTACAGCTCCGGATAGTCGAGCACCGACACCATCGGGGCTCCGTCCGACCACTCGCCCTGCGGCGAATCCGATTCGCGCAGAACGATGGCCGTCTTCACAGTGTCCAGGTACGACATCCGCCACTTGCCGGTCGCCTCGTCGTAGTCGACCGACAGCTCCGCGACCGGGCCGTGCACGATGGGCGTGGCCGCGGTGTACCCGCCGACAGCCGTCCAGCTCCCGTTGCTCCAGTACTGGTACGCAGACTTGTTGAGCACCTGGTCCTTCGGTACCCGCGCCAGGCCGACCGACGCGAGCCGGGTGTTGGGGGTACCGAACATGTAGACGAAGTCGCCGGCCGGCACCATCGCCGCCACTTGGAAGTTGGTGACACCGAAGATGTTGTCCCACTGCGCATACGGATCCTTGACCCAGGTGGAGCCACCGTCATCGGAGTACGCGATGCCACCGTGATTGGTCCACCACGTCCCGGGGATGCTGTTCCACGTGCGAATCGACATGTAGCTCATGTACTGCCGGTCGCCGATCGCGAAACCGGACGTCGGGATCGTGGTGATTTCCACGTTGTCCATCTTGCGACTGCTCAGCACCTCTGCCGCATGGCAGCGACTGTCCTGCACCATCGAATCGATGCTCATGCCGTCCGCAAGATTGCGGTCGGTACTGAAGCCGAGAACGTTGCTGCGCCAATCGTCACCCTGCCCGCCCGGCGGATGAAAACCCTTGCCGATGGTGTCGCCGAACGCAATCGCGACCTCGCCGGGCGCACTCTCCCACATGATGCCCAGGTCGGTGCCCTGAACCTGCCAGCGCTTGTCGGTGCGATTCACCGAACCGGCTCCGGTCAGCTTCGCCACCCGATCGACCTGCGCGATCCGCGGCATCGGCGGGGCGGGGGTACGTGGCGCCGGTTCGGTGGCGGGATCGGCGAGCGGCGGCGGTGCGGGCAGCGGCCCGGGATCCGGGCCCGGGACCGGGATGCCCAGGTGGAACGGGACCGGCTTGACGCCGATCTGCGGGATCTTCAGGTCAGTCGACAGCGACGATGGCGGCGCAACCTCGCCGGTCAGATCGGGACATGGGTCGTTGCAGGGATCGGCGGGCAGCGGCTCCGAGGCGATCCGCGTCGTCGGCGCCACCGGTGCAGGGTACGGGACCGGGGTGATCACCGGATAGGGAAGCGGCAGTTCGAGTTTCTCGGGAATGATCGACTCGAGCTGGTGTGACAGATCCGCCGCGCAAGGCCCGGTTCCGGGCGCTCCGTTGGGCAGCGGCTGCGCCGCCGCGGGCCCAGCCGCGGTCGCGAGCATCCCGGAACCGAGAAGCGCCACAGCTGCCGCCGCCGCAAGCCTGTTCGACATGGCTCCCCCGATCCGAACCTCACGAGTCGTCGTCCGTCAGGCCTGAACTCACCTGGGTCTGCATGGACGGTAACACCAAGATCATCGCGATTGCGCGCTCGCGCAAACCCCTGCCGCGGCCAGTTTCGGCTGGGTAGTGTGAGGAGCGACCAACGACAGGGAGGTCGAGGAATGCTGCACAGCGATATTCCGAGTCAGGGCGAGATCCGGGCCCTCGCGGCCGTCGAGGGCCGAACCTGCCTTTCGATCTACACGCCCACCGAAGACGACATCCAGGACCCTGGCAAGAGTCGCCTCGAGTTCTCCAACCAGGTCAAGGCATGTCTGGACAAGATCGACGACCGTCATGAGCGGATCGCATTCGAGAAACCGTTCGAGGACTTGATCGGCGACGAATCGTTCTGGCGGTACCAGGCACGCTCGCTGGTTGTACTGGCGACGACCGATCGGGTCCGGACATTTCGGCTGCCGAACCGCCTCGAATCCTCGGCGACCGTCGGCGACCGCTTCTACCTCAAACCGTTGCTGCGAGCCGTGACGTTCCCGCAGACCGCCTTCGTACTGGCGCTGGCGGAAGGGTCGGTGCGGTTGGTCGAGGTCACCGCCGACCAGCCGGCCGTGGACGTGAAGGTGCCGGGCCTGCCGTCCGACGCCGCGTCGTATGCCGGTGTGGCCTCTCTCGGAAGGACCGCGCACGGGCAGGTGCACGGGCGGGTGCAGGGCGAGGAGGGCCGCAAGTTGCGGGTCCGCGAGTACGCCCGCGCAGTGGACCACGAGCTGCGTACCGTCCTCACCGGACGCGATACCCC
Protein-coding sequences here:
- a CDS encoding SDR family oxidoreductase, which produces MHSLRVLVTGATGYIGGRLAPRLLAAGHTVRVLVRSPEKLRDVPWAKQVEILRGDLGDPDSLAAATKDIDVVYFLVHSMGGPAEFVEVERIAATNMAAAAEASGVGRIVYLGGLHPEGTELSPHMRSRAQVGRILMDSGVPTLVLQAGVVIGSGSASFEMIRHLTNRLPVMTTPRWVNNRIQPIAVRDVLYYLVAAADAPLPRSRAFDIGGPDVLTYGDMMKVYAEVAGLRRRRVLVLPVLTPRLAGLWIGLVTPIPSSLGRALIESLHNDAVAADHDIDDIIPPPEEGLTPYPQAVRLALRRIQHGEVETSWASASPVGAPSDPLPSDPNWAGEVVYTDERSAGCDADAETLWRVLESIGGENGWYSFPLAWVIRGWLDRLVGGVGLTRGRRDARRLNTGDPLDFWRVEEIDRGKLLRLRAEMRTPGGAWLEWRVSPDGPHRSRLDQRAIFFPKGLAGRLYWYSILPFHGIIFKGMLTNITGAAARESATIE
- a CDS encoding DJ-1/PfpI family protein, with the protein product MNEVVHVAVYDTFVDWEIGLAIDHINKPMWHKDPGRYAVATVGATADPIVTMGGLRMLPDTTLDAVGPEDSAMLVLAGNDIWNTEQFTPFAAKAREFLDAGVPVAAICGATGGLAMAGLLDDRAHTSNAAEFLSGVGYAGGHLYREEPAVTDRDLITAAANAPVHFAREILERLDVFEPNVLASWFKLYGQRDPAGFYELMAG
- a CDS encoding alpha/beta fold hydrolase, which encodes MSALGEPVLLDTDEVYGYLHRPAGAAVGKLVLTHGAGGDCESKLLQAMASGFVELGLLVLRYNLPFRRRRASGPPNRAHAATDRDGIVAAADAIREMTDGPMILAGHSYGGRQSTMLAAERPEVADGLVLLSYPLHAPGKPEKLRTEHLPQLRTPSLFVHGDRDPFGTLDEIRTALELMPAEHRLLDIEGGRHGLDPEKASVVERTIAAAAELFAIR
- a CDS encoding MarR family transcriptional regulator codes for the protein MSVRDEQDLLSGLALGSFRLNGQFLEVAEGLARPVGLTAAWWQVLGAVLSQPLSVADIAREMGITRQSVQRVADLLVARGLAEYQPNPAHRRAKLVTPTHDGRQAVAEIGPAHAGFAARLVEAMGRDELAATLAAIRRLSTVLGELAHDTPDVDE
- a CDS encoding DUF4185 domain-containing protein, coding for MSNRLAAAAAVALLGSGMLATAAGPAAAQPLPNGAPGTGPCAADLSHQLESIIPEKLELPLPYPVITPVPYPAPVAPTTRIASEPLPADPCNDPCPDLTGEVAPPSSLSTDLKIPQIGVKPVPFHLGIPVPGPDPGPLPAPPPLADPATEPAPRTPAPPMPRIAQVDRVAKLTGAGSVNRTDKRWQVQGTDLGIMWESAPGEVAIAFGDTIGKGFHPPGGQGDDWRSNVLGFSTDRNLADGMSIDSMVQDSRCHAAEVLSSRKMDNVEITTIPTSGFAIGDRQYMSYMSIRTWNSIPGTWWTNHGGIAYSDDGGSTWVKDPYAQWDNIFGVTNFQVAAMVPAGDFVYMFGTPNTRLASVGLARVPKDQVLNKSAYQYWSNGSWTAVGGYTAATPIVHGPVAELSVDYDEATGKWRMSYLDTVKTAIVLRESDSPQGEWSDGAPMVSVLDYPELYGGFIHPWSTENELYFTISTWSDYNVFLMRARIGE